From Mytilus edulis chromosome 9, xbMytEdul2.2, whole genome shotgun sequence, the proteins below share one genomic window:
- the LOC139490230 gene encoding uncharacterized protein, with amino-acid sequence MGNLSCSVRCDGTTKVLQKINIDGNNPSTLYTIKTGIRGISITPDGDILLANATPRVKRIKRTSGKVKESKYSVDALSIISVHVTRDHKIIVGAKSPGEVIPVTGRRVMIVMDKDGVHEAVYEYDKNKQRLLTFPNSITSTNDGSIFIADFTQSDKSNSRILALNKDGSTIDTYTGHPDLNDKNQPFEPVIIASTLLDNIIIADVNCHAFHILDNSCNLITYYKTRDIGIEYPYCVAFTSATTFYLGCSQPVNSVTNAKLYEIEYSGF; translated from the exons ATGGGAAATCTGTCTTGTAGTGTAAGAT GTGATGGAACTACcaaagttttacaaaaaataaatattgatggAAATAACCCTTCTACATTATATACCATAAAGACGGGAATCAGAGGAATATCAATTACTCCTGATGGCGATATTCTTCTCGCTAATGCAACACCGAGGGTTAAACGTATCAAAAGAACCAGTGGAAAAGTCAAGGAGTCAAAGTACAGCGTGGACGCGTTGTCGATAATATCAGTCCATGTTACAAGAGACCATAAAATTATTGTAGGAGCAAAGAGTCCTGGTGAAGTTATACCGGTCACAGGAAGAAGAGTGATGATTGTAATGGATAAAGACGGGGTCCATGAAGCTGTGTATGagtatgataaaaacaaacagaGATTACTGACATTTCCAAACAGCATAACCAGCACTAACGACGGAAGTATCTTTATCGCAGATTTTACTCAGTCTGATAAAAGTAACAGCAGAATATTGGCACTGAATAAAGATGGAAGTACAATAGATACATACACTGGGCATCCAGATTTAAACGATAAAAATCAGCCATTTGAACCGGTTATTATAGCAAGTACACTTTTAGATAACATTATCATAGCAGATGTAAATTGCCATGCATTTCATATTCTTGACAATTCTTGTAACCTGATAACCTACTATAAAACTAGAGACATAGGTATAGAGTATCCATACTGTGTTGCTTTTACTAGTGCCACAACATTTTACCTTGGATGTTCACAACCAGTGAACAGTGTCACAAATGCTAAACTTTATGAGATTGAATATTCAGGTTTCTGA